In a genomic window of Thermodesulfatator atlanticus DSM 21156:
- a CDS encoding DnaJ C-terminal domain-containing protein, whose protein sequence is MSAFDPYQILGISPEAGLDEIKRAFREKARLYHPDRGGEERLFRELKRSYEILRRRHAPAPLIIVTDRPKGGNYVLSFLDVTADELALGAEITVSIPGKPTECSLCKGLGKNPSGEHKVCEICQGKGRIFFEKEASITCPKCSGRGKIYFEICPKCHGKRVISHDEEITMKLPLGARPGDLLKLDRTTKEGFELYFELQVHENKGFYFKKGKLYKKIEVPFWEIALREEIEILTLEGEEKIKLPDNFLPEKPLVLSKRGPYLANGTRDDLYLEIRPYYPAKLPEEVRQALLKIKRKMKEVGDVFASS, encoded by the coding sequence ATGAGCGCTTTTGACCCTTATCAGATATTGGGAATATCCCCTGAAGCGGGGCTTGATGAGATAAAAAGGGCCTTTCGCGAAAAGGCCCGTCTTTATCATCCAGACCGTGGAGGGGAAGAAAGGCTTTTTCGGGAGCTTAAACGCTCTTACGAGATTCTTCGTAGGCGCCATGCCCCTGCGCCTCTTATAATTGTTACTGACAGGCCCAAAGGGGGAAACTACGTTCTTTCTTTTCTAGACGTAACCGCTGACGAACTGGCCCTTGGTGCGGAAATAACTGTTAGCATTCCAGGAAAACCTACGGAATGCAGCCTGTGCAAAGGTCTTGGTAAAAACCCCTCAGGAGAGCACAAGGTTTGCGAGATATGCCAGGGAAAAGGAAGAATTTTCTTTGAAAAAGAAGCCTCCATCACCTGCCCAAAATGTTCCGGTCGAGGGAAGATTTATTTTGAAATTTGCCCCAAATGTCATGGGAAAAGAGTAATCTCTCACGATGAAGAAATTACTATGAAGCTTCCCTTGGGAGCGAGACCCGGAGACCTGCTTAAACTTGACCGCACCACCAAAGAAGGTTTTGAACTCTATTTTGAACTCCAGGTTCACGAAAATAAAGGCTTCTATTTTAAGAAAGGAAAACTTTACAAAAAAATCGAAGTGCCCTTTTGGGAAATTGCCTTAAGGGAAGAGATAGAGATATTAACCCTTGAAGGTGAAGAAAAAATTAAACTTCCTGATAATTTTTTGCCAGAAAAGCCTCTGGTGCTTTCAAAAAGAGGCCCATATTTAGCAAATGGCACCAGAGATGATTTATACCTTGAGATAAGGCCTTACTATCCCGCCAAACTTCCAGAAGAAGTCAGGCAGGCTTTGCTGAAAATCAAAAGAAAAATGAAGGAGGTAGGAGATGTCTTTGCCAGCTCCTGA
- a CDS encoding chemotaxis protein CheW yields MSLPAPEQEKNIATTEQTKLFVTFWLSDFLFALPVEEVVEINRSLDITPVPQAPSYVSGIINLRGQILTAIDLAKRIGLSRKRDAHHNVIVGRNEEPLSLLVEQVGDVLEIPVNQIEEPPEVIEGLDTSFVKNVSKLPDRLLVILDIEKVFEA; encoded by the coding sequence ATGTCTTTGCCAGCTCCTGAACAGGAAAAAAATATTGCCACCACTGAGCAAACTAAATTATTCGTCACCTTTTGGCTCTCAGACTTTCTGTTTGCGCTGCCTGTGGAAGAAGTAGTTGAAATTAACCGCTCCCTTGACATTACCCCTGTGCCACAAGCACCATCTTATGTCTCAGGGATTATCAATCTTCGTGGTCAAATCTTAACAGCCATTGACCTTGCCAAACGCATTGGTCTTTCACGCAAACGCGATGCCCATCACAACGTGATTGTGGGAAGAAACGAAGAACCCTTAAGCCTTCTTGTGGAGCAGGTGGGAGATGTGCTTGAAATTCCTGTAAATCAGATTGAAGAGCCCCCTGAGGTAATCGAAGGCCTTGATACTTCTTTTGTAAAAAACGTGTCAAAGCTTCCTGATAGATTGCTGGTGATTCTTGATATAGAAA